One genomic segment of Chelonia mydas isolate rCheMyd1 chromosome 1, rCheMyd1.pri.v2, whole genome shotgun sequence includes these proteins:
- the BHLHE41 gene encoding class E basic helix-loop-helix protein 41: protein MDEGIPRLQDRQLLEHVDFIGLDYPSLYLCKPKRGMKRDESKETYKLPHRLIEKKRRDRINECIAQLKDLLPEHLKLTTLGHLEKAVVLELTLKHLKALTALTEQQHQNIIALQNGERSMKSPIQCDLDAFHSGFQTCAKEVLQYLSRFESWTPREQRCAQLVNHLHAVSTQFLPSPQLLTPQVPVSKGSSSSSCAQDRTGQKLEAQTNCVPVIQRTHPPVELGGENDTDTDSGYGGESEGRPDREKGQAAGLPGLTIKQEPAGDEAPAPKRLRLDCSSSATLPAAAAAAAAGLSPDHQAAAALLRPDAALLSSLMAFGGGAAAFGQPAAAAAPLCLPFYFISPSAAAAYMQPLLDKSNLEKYLYQAAAPIPLLYSGIPAQAAAAAAFPCLSSGLAPADKANAAAASALLPLDLVSPGQHLPHLFAAACETGPSLDSDLPSPEDLLQPGKESP, encoded by the exons ATGGATGAAGGAATCCCTCGTTTGCAAGACAGGCAGTTGCTAGAACATGTGGATTTTATAGG ACTGGACTATCCATCCTTGTATTTGTGCAAACCCAAAAGAGGCATGAAAAGAGATGAGAGTAAG GAAACATACAAACTGCCACATAGATTGATAGAAAAGAAGAGGCGAGACAGGATTAATGAATGCATTGCTCAGCTAAAAGATTTATTGCCTGAGCATCTGAAATTGACG ACATTGGGGCATCTGGAGAAAGCTGTAGTTTTGGAATTAACTTTGAAACACTTGAAAGCTTTAACAGCCTTAACGGAGCAACAGCATCAGAATATAATTGCTTTACAGAATG GGGAGCGGTCTATGAAGTCCCCCATTCAGTGCGATCTGGATGCTTTCCATTCGGGATTTCAAACGTGCGCCAAAGAAGTCTTGCAATACCTCTCCAGGTTTGAGAGCTGGACTCCCAGAGAGCAGAGATGTGCCCAGCTCGTAAACCATCTGCACGCGGTTTCCACTCAGTTCTTACCCAGCCCCCAGCTGTTGACTCCACAGGTCCCCGTGAGCAaaggatcctcctcctcctcctgtgcacAAGATCGCACTGGGCAAAAGCTGGAGGCTCAGACTAACTGCGTCCCGGTCATCCAGCGGACTCACCCGCCCGTGGAGCTCGGCGGGGAGAACGACACCGACACGGATAGCGGCTATGGGGGGGAGAGCGAGGGCCGGCCGGATCGAGAGAAAGGCCAGGCGGCGGGGCTGCCCGGCCTGACGATCAAACAGGAGCCGGCCGGGGACGAGGCCCCAGCGCCCAAAAGGCTGAGGCTGGATTGCAGCAGCAGCGCCACCCTccctgctgccgccgccgccgccgccgccgggctgAGCCCGGATCACCAGGCAGCGGCCGCCCTGCTGAGACCCGACGCCgccctgctcagctccctcaTGGCCTTTGGCGGGGGCGCGGCTGCTTTTGGccagccagccgccgccgccgccccccttTGCCTGCCCTTCTACTTCATCTCCCCCTCCGCGGCCGCGGCCTACATGCAGCCCCTGCTGGACAAGAGCAACCTGGAGAAATATCTGTACCAGGCCGCCGCCCCCATCCCTTTGCTCTACTCCGGAATACCGGCccaggccgccgccgccgccgccttcccctgcctgtcctcGGGGCTGGCGCCGGCTGATAAAGCGAACGCCGCCGCCGCCTCGGCCCTTCTGCCCCTTGACCTGGTCTCCCCTGGGCAGCACCTGCCCCATCTCTTCGCTGCCGCCTGCGAGACCGGGCCCAGCCTGGACAGTGACCTTCCCTCCCCGGAAGATCTTCTGCAGCCCGGAAAGGAAAGCCCCTGA